A section of the Salmo salar chromosome ssa05, Ssal_v3.1, whole genome shotgun sequence genome encodes:
- the LOC106604836 gene encoding alpha-2Db adrenergic receptor-like: protein MDVAKFTTVANTSQDTNTSSAPRPLPQTEVGSALIILVVTVIILVTIVGNALVIVAVLTSRALRAPQNLFLVSLACADILVATLVIPFSLANEVMGYWYFGSTWCAFYLALDVLFCTASIVHLCAISLDRYWSVTKAVSYNLKRTPKRIKSMIAVVWVISAVISFPPLIMTKHDEHECLLNNETWYILSSCLVSFFAPGLIMILVYCKIYKVAKQRSSTVFVAKNGLERQPSQSETCFVRKERVEMESPSSQSSEDHHRQEELDYIDLEESCCASDNKPRNHRFSKRRKVEVSDCCPRQSCRLSWASARASQLFQDPQNATNATLVAQRHHLAAAASKTKVAQMREKRFTFVLAVVMGVFVLCWFPFFFTYSLHAICRESCYIPSALFNAFFWIGYCNSSVNPIIYTIFNRDFRKAFKKIVCRTSKRTNTT from the coding sequence ATGGATGTAGCCAAGTTTACCACCGTTGCCAATACCTCGCAGGATACCAACACCTCGAGCGCCCCAAGACCTCTCCCGCAAACGGAGGTGGGCTCCGCGCTCATAATCCTTGTGGTCACCGTGATCATTCTGGTCACCATCGTCGGTAACGCGCTGGTCATCGTGGCCGTGCTCACCAGCCGGGCTCTCCGCGCCCCCCAGAACCTTTTCCTGGTGTCCCTGGCGTGTGCAGACATCCTCGTGGCGACACTGGTCATCCCGTTCTCCCTTGCCAATGAGGTCATGGGTTACTGGTACTTTGGGAGCACCTGGTGCGCCTTTTATCTGGCACTGGACGTCCTCTTCTGCACCGCCTCCATAGTCCACCTGTGCGCCATCAGTCTGGACCGCTACTGGTCAGTCACCAAGGCCGTGAGCTACAACCTGAAGCGGACCCCCAAGCGAATCAAGTCCATGATAGCCGTGGTGTGGGTCATCTCCGCCGTCATCTCCTTCCCACCTCTCATCATGACCAAGCACGACGAGCATGAGTGTCTGTTAAACAACGAGACCTGGTACATCCTATCTTCTTGCCTCGTGTCCTTCTTCGCCCCGGGCCTCATCATGATCCTGGTGTACTGTAAGATCTATAAAGTGGCCAAGCAGCGCTCCTCCACTGTGTTCGTGGCTAAGAACGGCCTGGAGAGGCAGCCCTCTCAGTCGGAGACGTGCTTCGTGAGGAAGGAgcgggtggagatggagagcccCAGTAGCCAGAGCTCCGAGGACCACCATAGGCAGGAGGAGCTGGATTATATAGACTTGGAGGAGAGCTGCTGTGCGTCGGACAACAAACCACGGAACCACCGCTTCTCCAAGCGTAGGAAGGTGGAGGTCTCGGACTGCTGCCCGCGACAGAGCTGCCGCCTCTCCTGGGCCTCAGCGCGCGCCTCACAGCTCTTCCAAGACCCCCAAAACGCTACCAACGCGACCCTGGTGGCCCAGCGACATCACCTCGCGGCGGCTGCGTCCAAGACCAAAGTGGCCCAGATGCGCGAGAAGCGCTTCACGTTCGTGCTGGCGGTGGTGATGGGGGTGTTCGTGCTCTGCTGGTTCCCTTTCTTTTTCACATACAGCCTGCACGCGATCTGCAGGGAGAGCTGCTACATACCCAGCGCGCTCTTCAACGCCTTCTTCTGGATTGGctactgtaacagctcagtgAACCCTATCATATATACCATTTTCAACAGGGATTTCCGTAAAGCCTTTAAGAAAATCGTATGCCGGACTTCAAAACGCACTAATACCACTTGA